The Tripterygium wilfordii isolate XIE 37 chromosome 4, ASM1340144v1, whole genome shotgun sequence genome has a window encoding:
- the LOC119996967 gene encoding uncharacterized protein LOC119996967, protein MAAKKTKFLLLFFLVSTILLTAKASQEESSRNTHDGSSEVNVSGIVSALEEKGYKAMSSTLNNSLTSLLSNQNATSFTIFCPTDVAFASLREVQSPMTSLGYHVSPYYLPREDLELRTETLRMYSGINTLLPGNSLVVTSQVPHLHSESDFEAELNLVKIVDWNIYSDGQVIVHGILDFFDPAAQAIIFPLGVHMGRVGSGLGTSSHLAMARPQLRRLDARASIWPTVIPS, encoded by the exons ATGGCAGCTAAAAAGACAAAGTTTCTACTCCTTTTCTTCTTGGTTTCAACAATCCTATTGACTGCGAAAGCAAGCCAAGAAGAGTCCAGCCGTAACACACATGATGGCAGTAGTGAAGTTAATGTCTCTGGAATCGTCAGTGCCCTTGAAGAGAAGGGTTATAAGGCGATGTCATCGACTCTGAACAACTCTCTAACTAGCCTATTATCAAACCAAAACGCCACCAGTTTTACCATATTTTGCCCAACTGACGTTGCCTTCGCCAGTTTGAGAGAAGTGCAGTCTCCAATGACGTCCCTTGGGTACCACGTTTCACCCTATTATCTTCCAAGAGAGGATCTAGAGTTAAGAACAGAGACTCTTCGAATGTATTCAGGAATCAATACACTCCTTCCTGGGAATTCTCTTGTGGTGACTTCTCAAGTACCTCATCTTCATTCGGAGTCCGACTTCGAGGCTGAACTCAACCTAGTTAAGATCGTTGATTGGAACATCTACAGTGATGGACAAGTCATTGTTCATGGAATTCTAGACTTTTTCGATCCTGCAGCTCAAGCAATTATATTTCCATTAGGGGTGCACATGGGtcgggttgggtcgggtttaG GAACTTCCTCTCACCTAGCTATGGCGCGACCACAACTAAGGCGCCTGGACGCCCGGGCGTCAATCTGGCCCACGGTCATTCCCTCTTAG
- the LOC119996968 gene encoding uncharacterized protein LOC119996968: MARTRRRRRVTILSEEEAGQHVQASTNSNNGAHIEENGDSQVPSQTEATNEVEVDGIVDTIDTQGVKRTRGRTRLADVWELPADQRIIVPFNDLGQPIKAAGGLLGQFLDSIAKNGELCSLAKDDWRKFTKPEIQEMLKVVEGKFYYDDCYDYWVLKTIARRWRDYKCHLKCNIYHNHDIVEEVIRNRPSDVDEAQWKRSEINTTNRKKQKIAHTSGTKSFARKAEEMREKTGVNPTRAKLFLETHKKKAGEKLTAEIEATSSKPSHTTSIASENDAYAALFGKEHAGRVRGIGTGPPPTQVFGTSSRRRFNGMSFTSSNSGEMQELKSMMMTMMAQIGQLSL; this comes from the exons AtggcaagaacaagaagaagacgtCGAGTTACTATTTTATCTGAAGAAGAGGCTGGGCAACATGTTCAAGCATCTACAAACAGTAATAATGGTGCGCATATTGAAGAAAATGGAGATTCTCAGGTGCCATCTCAAACAGAAGCAACAAATGAAGTGGAAGTAGATGGCATCGTTGATACCATTG ATACGCAAGGAGTGAAGAGAACTCGTGGACGAACACGTCTTGCTGATGTGTGGGAACTCCCTGCGGATCAACGGATAATTGTCCCCTTTAATGATCTTGGACAACCAATCAAAGCTGCAGGTGGACTTTTGGGCCAATTTTTGGATAGCATTGCTAAGAATGGTGAGCTTTGTTCATTGGCAAAAGATGATTGGCGAAAGTTTACCAAACCTGAAATTCAAGAGATGCTTAAAGTTGTGGAG GGTAAATTCTACTATGATGATTGCTATGACTATTGGGTATTGAAAACAATTGCAAGAAGATGGAGAGACTATAAATGTCACTTGAAGTGCAATATCTACCATAATCATGATATTGTGGAAGAAGTAATTCGTAATAGACCATCAGATGTAGATGAAGCGCAATGG aaGCGTAGTGAGATCAACACAACTAATAGAAAGAAGCAAAAAATCGCGCATACGTCTGGGACTAAAAGTTTCGCTAGAAAGGCTGAAGAGATG AGAGAGAAAACCGGTGTTAACCCAACTAGAGCTAAATTATTTCTTGAGACGCATAAGAAGAAGGCGGGG GAGAAACTTACTGCAGAAATTGAGGCTACATCTTCAAAACCATCCCACACCACAAGTATTGCGTCAGAGAATGATGCATATGCGGCGCTTTTTGGAAAAGAACATGCTGGACGTGTACGTGGTATTGGTACAGGACCTCCTCCAACCCAAGTGTTCGGAACTAGTTCGCGACGTCGATTTAATGGGATGTCATTCACTTCTTCAAATAGCGGAGAGATGCAGGAGTTGAAATCCATGATGATGACCATGATGGCACAAATTGGACAACTATctctttaa
- the LOC119996965 gene encoding uncharacterized protein LOC119996965, with translation MARQLAEMNERIDKLMSAKDECRRYFPWPERNLHVKGFGSTLIGLALRWYFNLPNGSIASFEKLVETFMVQFSSSKKIPKRSDDLYRLPQKRKCLSYVVIQEPPSKRSKAIYFLVENYMRNSPSVMSDRDNSAYVRSEEEVRRTSLTPTKEERREDKCQRKEQSGASDSNGKRPCKSERTDYDKNCPEYPLWIAQVEAMADIGHTTPDCKVLRYEVTDLLKKGHLRNLLSEKVLVFVEDEAIELLHPHQDALVVTLQIANYNVKRILVYNGSSTNVMLLEAYKGMDLDETLIVRRSTTLVRFNDEKVVTKLP, from the exons ATGGCCCGCCAACTGGCCGAGATGAATGAAAGGATAGACAAGCTTATGAGC GCTAAAGATGAATGCCGCCGCTATTTCCCATGGCCTGAACGAAACTTGCATGTCAAAGGTTTCGGATCAACTCTTATTGGTCTAGCTCTGCGTTGGTATTTCAACCTTCCCAACGGCAGCATCGCTTCCTTCGAAAAACTAGTTGAAACTTTTATGGTGCAGTTTTCAAGCAGTAAGAAGATCCCCAAGCGCTCGGACGATCTCTACAGGTTGCCTCAAAAG AGAAAGTGTCTATCATATGTTGTGATCCAGGAACCGCCATCCAAGCGCTCAAAAGCTATTTACTTCCTAGTGGAGAACTATATGAGGAACTCACCAAGTGTGATGTCTGATAG GGATAATTcgg CCTATGTGAGATCGGAAGAAGAGGTAAGAAGAACGTCTTTGACACCTACCAAGGAAGAAAGACGTGAAGATAAATGTCAGAGGAAAGAACAGTCGGGTGCCAGTGATTCAAATGGTAAACGCCCCTGCAAGTCTGAAAGGACTGACTACGACAAAAACTGCCCAGAGTATCCCCTCTGGATAGCCCAGGTTGAGGCTATGGCA GACATAGGGCATACGACCCCGGATTGTAAGGTTCTGAGATACGAGGTCACTGATTTACTCAAGAAGGGTCACTTAAGAAATCTGTTATCCGAGAAG GTATTAGTATTTGTAGAAGATGAAGCTATCGAACTCTTACACCCTCATCAGGATGCATTAGTGGTTACGCTTCAGATTGCAAATTACAACGTCAAGCGGATCCTAGTCTATAATGGCAGCTCGACTAATGTTATGTTACTGGAAGCCTATAAGGGGATGGATTTAGATGAAACTCTGATCGTGCGTAGGTCTACGACACTCGTTAGGTTCAACGATGAG AAAGTTGTCACCAAACTACCATGA